The Mangrovibacterium diazotrophicum genome has a segment encoding these proteins:
- a CDS encoding sensor histidine kinase, translating into MEVGDNNGTDRLERLIGEEITIGSIQLVKELLSSTSSIVCILNSQNQIVFANDTLIQKYNLDLERDIFGLRFGEIMGCVNLKGGESVCGTTEKCRYCGANYAFKDFWSSRQSVVNECRLIREEEGYTRQYDLEIKATPFHFEGDYMVLSLVDITEQKRREILERIFFHDIINMAGSLRGILNIMKEVKDEQDEVENFFEIAASLSDEIIDEIKAQQQLLKAESGELEVSTEKVNMDGFLLEICNKVKYCQEAFDRKIDPQDFTSDVEFTTDKVLLTRVIFNMAKNALEAIPRGESIRIEAYLKNDKIRIEVHNDTWIEEDVRNQLFQRSYSTKGKNRGVGTYSMKLLGERYLKGVVNFESTEANGTTFYIEIPEAI; encoded by the coding sequence ATGGAAGTTGGGGATAATAATGGGACGGATCGCTTGGAGCGCCTGATCGGTGAAGAAATCACGATTGGGAGCATACAGTTAGTAAAGGAGTTGTTATCCTCCACATCATCTATCGTTTGTATTCTCAATAGTCAAAACCAGATCGTTTTTGCGAACGATACCCTCATTCAGAAATATAATCTAGATCTCGAACGCGACATTTTTGGCCTGCGTTTCGGCGAAATTATGGGTTGCGTTAATCTAAAGGGAGGCGAGTCTGTTTGCGGAACAACGGAGAAGTGCCGCTATTGCGGGGCTAATTATGCGTTTAAGGACTTTTGGAGTAGCAGACAGTCGGTTGTTAACGAGTGTCGTTTGATTCGAGAGGAAGAAGGCTACACTCGCCAATACGATTTGGAAATTAAGGCAACTCCTTTTCACTTCGAGGGCGATTACATGGTGCTGTCGTTAGTCGATATTACGGAACAAAAGCGTCGGGAGATTTTGGAACGAATCTTTTTCCACGATATTATCAATATGGCCGGTAGCCTTCGGGGAATCCTGAATATCATGAAAGAAGTGAAGGACGAGCAGGATGAAGTCGAAAATTTTTTCGAGATCGCAGCTTCTCTGAGCGACGAGATTATTGACGAAATAAAGGCACAACAGCAGCTTCTCAAAGCAGAATCCGGAGAGCTGGAGGTTTCTACCGAGAAAGTAAATATGGATGGTTTCTTACTGGAAATATGTAACAAAGTGAAGTATTGCCAGGAAGCTTTTGATCGCAAAATAGATCCCCAGGATTTTACATCGGACGTTGAATTCACAACTGATAAAGTTTTGTTGACGCGTGTTATTTTCAACATGGCCAAGAATGCCTTGGAAGCAATTCCCCGCGGCGAATCCATCCGCATTGAAGCTTACCTCAAAAACGATAAGATCCGCATTGAAGTTCATAACGACACCTGGATTGAAGAAGATGTCCGGAACCAACTGTTTCAACGCTCGTATTCGACCAAAGGCAAAAACCGAGGAGTTGGAACTTACAGCATGAAATTGCTCGGTGAGCGTTATTTAAAAGGCGTCGTCAATTTCGAGAGCACCGAAGCAAACGGGACTACCTTTTATATTGAAATCCCGGAGGCAATCTAG
- the trxA gene encoding thioredoxin: MRANSRFKNIIKSDRPVVVDFYADWCQPCKEIQPVLIELKNEFKQDIRVLKVNVDFNPYIANQFQVKSIPTVMIFKSGDLQWSKEGLVLLPELTDILKKYISAS, from the coding sequence ATGAGAGCAAATAGTCGCTTTAAAAATATCATCAAATCAGATCGCCCAGTGGTGGTTGATTTTTATGCAGATTGGTGTCAGCCGTGTAAAGAAATTCAGCCGGTACTGATTGAACTAAAAAATGAATTCAAACAAGATATTCGCGTACTGAAAGTCAACGTGGATTTCAATCCTTATATCGCTAACCAATTTCAGGTGAAATCGATTCCCACAGTGATGATTTTCAAGTCGGGCGATTTGCAATGGAGCAAAGAAGGGCTTGTTTTGTTGCCCGAGCTTACCGATATATTAAAAAAATACATCTCAGCATCATAG
- a CDS encoding tetratricopeptide repeat protein: MYLKKLLFVVFLFSIIVALLAQNDEIHFVVDGRLTSDDGRSDGATITITKDGQQQEVVTPPRTGKFLFELDFNHEYRLTFNRDGFFQKIIIISTFVPNEVLQKNAKFPPMAFVLNLFEQTDIIDNSFTIKPVARVFYNSRIDNFDSEIYLSDDQLREQIQAAEAAQNALASERKSIGRADEMEQAALEKQYDKIIADADGLYHKKSYESAISKFREALMLFSDRPYPKDRIAEIEDLIAALQMAEEAEQNYLAAIKAGDEQFTATQYAGAITSYEKALEYKAKDKYATDRIAESRKLQKEQMGNMQYNDLIARADEAYNTQVYADAKGLYQQAIDLRPRDSEYPREQIKKIDLELARLAEQQRVDEQYAAAMSKGNTSLGQAAYPSALLAFKEALGLKPGDQPAQERIAATEAAMQQLAEGEKYDELIAKADDWFDKDVLDSSKNFYQQALAVKPSEQYPKDRIAEIDRRMQQSQQLDQLLAEANASFNHQEYPVAKTKYQQVLALKADHELAKNRIAEIDRILAQQAIEDQYASAIAAGDQAFSVQQYAVAKGSYQQALGIKPEEKYPKDQIARIDLELQRLADQATLDENYANLIQQADAAFNTRFYENAITDYEAALKLKPKETYPADQISKAKQFIADQLKNEQLERSYLAYISKADSLFKLNNYQPAKTSYTDASRLKPAEQYPKDKIVEIDAILADQQHQQEVLAELNRTYAAAIKRGDDAFKIKDFETAIDAYDEAHLLKKEEEYPVNQLAEIERQKAAALEQAYLAAIKKADALFNQNEFASAKPEYQTALSIKAGDEYATNQIAIIDQRLRDAALADAERQKLEEAYAAKIAAADQAFNSENYAGAKPLYQEALTLKAAEKYPANQIAKIDNTLAEQARLAGIDAQYQQAMSSAKASYDQDLLPEAITYYKQAAGLKPLEPEPPQRIAEIEQLQAQRAENARLAAEAEALRIAAEKETRDKYNAAIALGDASMKQKAYPKAQEAYNNALTILPNEQYPKDKLAEIDNLLQQLAQAEALRRQQASEDSLAAAKLAAFNLKIKEAEAYIDDQKLESAVSSYREAIVILPEKESTVQPKIKELEDLIAQLAKLETDYQAAIQKADGQFASEAWTEAKATYLQAVNLKPEESYPKEQIEKIDLKLKELELLAEKARAAEKTNAAYNEAIKIADENFDKQDYTVAQFYYQKAADIQPENPYPHQRLAEISRLIDQSLAADQIKAYNDAIAKADQEFDRKGYTLAKFYYNKALEIKSWEQYPKDRIKEIGKLTNTLLSQREEQDYLNWISTADEAFVNKDFAVARSYYQRALALKKDEPYPSIRLNEIEKELEKQQSAQSEKEYQSAIADADKAFESKNYSVARFYYNKALGLRPNEKYPKDQLQLIREALGGN; encoded by the coding sequence ATGTACCTGAAAAAATTATTGTTTGTTGTTTTCTTATTTTCAATTATCGTTGCTCTTTTAGCTCAGAACGATGAAATTCATTTTGTGGTTGACGGCCGTTTAACATCGGATGACGGACGAAGCGACGGAGCTACAATCACCATCACAAAGGATGGTCAGCAACAGGAAGTTGTAACACCTCCGCGCACCGGTAAGTTTTTGTTTGAACTGGATTTCAACCACGAGTACCGGCTTACTTTTAACAGGGATGGCTTCTTTCAGAAGATTATTATCATCTCCACTTTCGTCCCTAACGAAGTGTTGCAAAAGAACGCCAAGTTTCCGCCGATGGCATTCGTGCTGAACTTGTTTGAACAAACCGACATTATTGATAATTCGTTCACGATAAAGCCCGTTGCCCGGGTCTTTTACAACTCCCGGATCGACAACTTCGACTCGGAAATATACCTTTCCGACGACCAGCTGCGCGAACAGATTCAGGCAGCCGAAGCGGCTCAGAATGCATTGGCTTCGGAGCGCAAAAGTATTGGCAGGGCCGACGAGATGGAACAGGCCGCCTTGGAAAAGCAATACGACAAAATTATTGCTGATGCCGATGGGCTTTACCACAAAAAAAGCTATGAAAGTGCCATCAGCAAGTTTCGCGAAGCACTGATGCTTTTCAGCGATCGCCCCTACCCCAAAGACCGGATTGCTGAAATTGAAGATTTGATAGCTGCCCTGCAAATGGCGGAGGAAGCCGAACAAAATTACCTGGCCGCTATCAAAGCCGGCGACGAACAATTTACAGCCACTCAATATGCCGGCGCCATTACTTCGTACGAAAAAGCGCTGGAGTACAAAGCCAAGGACAAGTATGCAACCGACCGCATTGCCGAATCGCGTAAACTGCAGAAGGAGCAAATGGGCAACATGCAATACAACGATTTGATTGCCCGTGCCGACGAAGCCTACAACACACAGGTTTATGCCGATGCCAAAGGATTGTACCAACAGGCAATTGATCTGCGTCCGCGCGACTCGGAATACCCGCGTGAACAAATTAAAAAAATTGATCTGGAGTTGGCCCGCTTGGCTGAGCAACAACGTGTAGATGAACAATATGCTGCCGCGATGAGCAAGGGAAACACCTCGTTGGGCCAGGCTGCATACCCAAGCGCATTGCTCGCTTTTAAAGAAGCACTTGGACTAAAACCCGGCGACCAACCGGCACAGGAACGTATTGCTGCTACCGAAGCAGCCATGCAACAGCTGGCCGAAGGTGAAAAATATGACGAGCTTATTGCTAAAGCTGACGATTGGTTTGACAAAGATGTGCTGGACTCATCGAAGAACTTCTACCAACAGGCGCTGGCAGTGAAGCCAAGCGAACAATATCCGAAGGATCGGATCGCTGAAATTGATCGCCGGATGCAACAGAGCCAACAGCTGGATCAGCTACTGGCAGAAGCCAACGCAAGTTTCAACCACCAGGAATATCCGGTAGCCAAAACAAAATACCAGCAAGTATTGGCCTTAAAAGCCGACCATGAGCTTGCGAAAAACCGTATTGCCGAAATCGATCGCATTCTGGCACAACAAGCTATCGAAGATCAGTACGCTTCGGCAATTGCCGCTGGTGATCAGGCTTTCAGCGTGCAACAATACGCTGTGGCTAAAGGCAGCTATCAACAGGCACTCGGGATAAAACCGGAAGAAAAATATCCGAAGGACCAGATTGCAAGGATCGATCTGGAACTGCAACGCTTAGCCGACCAGGCAACGCTGGACGAAAATTACGCCAACCTGATTCAACAGGCTGATGCCGCTTTCAATACCAGGTTTTATGAGAATGCCATCACCGACTACGAAGCTGCGCTGAAATTGAAGCCCAAAGAAACCTACCCGGCTGATCAAATTTCAAAAGCGAAGCAATTCATTGCAGACCAGTTGAAGAATGAGCAACTGGAACGGTCGTACCTGGCCTACATAAGCAAGGCTGATTCACTTTTCAAACTGAACAATTACCAACCGGCTAAAACAAGCTACACGGATGCCAGTCGTTTGAAACCCGCAGAACAATATCCAAAAGATAAGATTGTGGAAATCGATGCGATTCTGGCCGATCAGCAACACCAACAGGAAGTGCTGGCGGAACTAAACCGCACCTATGCCGCGGCAATTAAGCGAGGAGACGATGCCTTTAAAATCAAAGATTTTGAGACAGCCATTGATGCTTATGATGAAGCGCATTTGCTGAAAAAAGAAGAAGAATATCCGGTTAACCAGTTGGCCGAAATAGAACGTCAGAAGGCCGCCGCCTTGGAGCAAGCCTACCTGGCTGCTATTAAAAAAGCCGATGCGCTGTTTAATCAAAATGAGTTCGCTTCAGCAAAGCCGGAATACCAAACAGCCTTGTCTATAAAAGCGGGCGATGAGTATGCTACCAATCAAATAGCGATTATTGACCAGCGTCTGCGCGATGCTGCTTTAGCCGACGCCGAGCGGCAAAAGCTGGAAGAAGCCTATGCCGCGAAAATTGCAGCTGCCGATCAGGCTTTCAACAGCGAAAACTATGCGGGAGCAAAACCGCTTTACCAGGAAGCGTTAACGCTGAAAGCTGCTGAGAAATACCCGGCTAACCAAATTGCAAAAATTGACAACACCCTGGCAGAACAGGCACGCCTGGCCGGAATAGATGCCCAATACCAGCAAGCAATGAGCTCGGCAAAAGCATCCTACGACCAGGATTTACTGCCCGAGGCGATCACTTACTACAAGCAAGCCGCAGGTTTGAAACCACTGGAACCGGAGCCTCCGCAACGAATTGCAGAAATTGAGCAACTACAGGCCCAACGCGCCGAAAACGCCCGGTTGGCCGCAGAAGCTGAGGCGTTGCGAATCGCAGCCGAAAAAGAAACGCGAGACAAGTACAATGCAGCCATTGCATTGGGCGACGCTTCCATGAAGCAAAAGGCTTACCCAAAAGCACAGGAGGCCTATAACAACGCATTGACGATTTTGCCAAATGAGCAATATCCGAAAGATAAACTGGCGGAGATTGACAACCTACTGCAACAGCTGGCACAAGCCGAAGCACTGAGACGCCAGCAAGCTAGCGAGGATTCACTGGCTGCAGCTAAGCTGGCTGCCTTCAACTTGAAGATTAAAGAAGCCGAAGCTTACATTGACGACCAAAAGTTAGAAAGCGCAGTGTCCAGCTACCGCGAAGCCATTGTGATCCTTCCGGAAAAAGAATCAACTGTTCAGCCCAAAATAAAAGAGCTGGAGGATTTGATCGCTCAATTGGCCAAATTGGAAACCGACTACCAGGCTGCCATCCAAAAAGCAGATGGACAGTTCGCCAGCGAAGCCTGGACTGAGGCTAAAGCCACTTATCTGCAAGCTGTCAACCTGAAGCCTGAAGAAAGTTATCCGAAGGAACAAATTGAGAAAATCGACCTGAAACTGAAGGAGCTTGAACTGTTGGCTGAAAAAGCCCGCGCTGCTGAAAAGACCAACGCGGCTTACAACGAAGCCATCAAAATTGCCGACGAAAACTTCGACAAGCAAGACTACACGGTTGCGCAATTCTATTATCAAAAAGCGGCCGATATTCAACCTGAAAATCCCTACCCGCACCAACGCTTGGCTGAGATCAGCAGGTTGATCGACCAATCGCTGGCGGCTGACCAAATTAAAGCTTACAACGATGCCATTGCCAAAGCTGACCAGGAGTTTGACCGGAAAGGGTACACTTTGGCCAAGTTCTATTACAACAAGGCACTGGAAATAAAATCGTGGGAACAGTATCCGAAAGACCGGATTAAGGAAATTGGTAAACTTACAAACACGTTGCTTTCGCAACGTGAAGAACAAGACTATCTGAACTGGATCAGCACGGCTGATGAAGCCTTCGTTAACAAAGATTTTGCTGTTGCACGTTCGTATTATCAACGCGCTTTAGCTCTAAAGAAAGATGAACCGTATCCATCAATCAGGCTGAACGAGATTGAGAAAGAACTGGAAAAACAACAATCGGCACAGAGTGAAAAAGAATACCAATCGGCCATTGCTGACGCTGATAAAGCTTTTGAAAGCAAAAACTACAGCGTAGCGCGATTCTATTACAACAAAGCGCTAGGACTGCGACCAAACGAAAAATATCCGAAAGATCAGTTACAACTGATTCGGGAAGCGCTGGGCGGAAATTAG